One region of Centropristis striata isolate RG_2023a ecotype Rhode Island chromosome 3, C.striata_1.0, whole genome shotgun sequence genomic DNA includes:
- the si:dkey-43k4.5 gene encoding potassium voltage-gated channel subfamily S member 2, producing MVKESLPSWVHQDSDEGLVHVNVGGLKRSLCSSTLKKFPDTRLGKLLACDSEEDILQVCDDYDVQQKEFYFDRNPGLFPYVLHFYQTGKLHIMDELCVFSFSQEIEYWGINEFFLDTCCSYRYHDRKLESSRHRSWDDESDVSSIDTSVDEISDLNRDMLHFQEVRYGNVRKCLWLTLENPGYSIPSKLFSLVSICVVLTSIATMCINSIPEYQVFDDEGKLIEDPTMQALEVFCTCWFTFEVVMRLLLAPNRRKFFHHPLNIIDMVSVAPIYITLLFDMTMGSESELGDLGRLIQVFRLMRIFRVLKLARHSTGLRSLGATLRHSYREVGILLLYLAVGVSVFSGIAYTAEYEEDVGLDTIPACWWWGTVSMTTVGYGDVVPVTVAGKLAASGCILGGTLVVALPITIIFNKFSHFYRRQKALEESVRNNHRRKVRMSCENEPEEDEDEEEEEEEEGGSDGDSRCLDDDDTDDIEEDDIDYEDEGGVINYSYVEHPSYTSILKRKELHQL from the exons ATGGTGAAGGAGAGTCTGCCCAGCTGGGTCCACCAGGACTCTGACGAGGGTCTGGTCCACGTGAACGTCGGCGGTCTGAAGAGGAGTCTCTGCTCCAGCACGCTGAAGAAATTCCCCGACACCAGACTGGGAAAACTGCTGGCGTGTGATTCAGAGGAGGACATCCTGCAG GTGTGTGATGACTACGACGTGCAGCAGAAGGAGTTTTATTTCGATAGGAACCCCGGCCTGTTTCCGTACGTGCTCCACTTCTACCAGACGGGCAAACTTCACATCATGGACGAGCTGTGTGTCTTCTCCTTCAG TCAGGAGATCGAGTACTGGGGCATCAACGAGTTCTTCCTGGACACTTGCTGCAGTTACCGTTACCACGACCGGAAGCTGGAGAGCAGCCGGCACCGCAGCTGGGACGACGAGAGCGACGTCAGCAGCATCGACACGTCTGTAGACGAGATATCAGACCTGAACAG AGACATGCTGCACTTCCAGGAGGTGCGTTACGGGAACGTCAGGAAGTGTCTGTGGCTGACGCTGGAGAACCCGGGATACTCCATCCCCAGCAAGCTCTTCAGTCTGGTCTCCATCTGCGTGGTGCTCACCTCCATCGCCACCATGTGCATCAACAGCATCCCAGAGTATCAG gtgTTTGACGACGAAGGGAAGCTGATCGAGGACCCGACCATGCAGGCCCTGGAGGTGTTCTGCACCTGCTGGTTCACCTTCGAG GTGGTGATGCGGCTGCTGCTCGCACCGAACAGGAGGAAGTTCTTCCACCACCCTCTGAACATCATCGACATGGTGTCTGTGGCTCCCATCTACATCACGCTGCTGTTCGACATGACGATGGGGTCAGAGTCTGAACTGGGAGATCTGGGACGACTCATACAG gTGTTCAGGTTGATGAGGATCTTCAGGGTTTTGAAGTTGGCCCGACACTCGACAGGACTGCGTTCTCTGGGAGCGACTCTTCGG CACAGTTACCGTGAGGTCGGCATCCTGCTGCTCTACCTCGCTGTCGGAGTGTCCGTCTTCTCCGGGATTGCTTACACCGCAGAGTACGAAGAG GACGTGGGTCTGGACACCATCCCGGCCTGCTGGTGGTGGGGGACGGTGAGCATGACCACAGTGGGCTACGGGGACGTGGTGCCCGTCACTGTGGCGGGGAAGCTGGCGGCCAGCGGCTGCATCCTGGGCGGCACGCTGGTGGTGGCGCTGCccatcaccatcatcttcaACAAGTTCTCCCACTTCTACCGGAGACAGAAAGCTCTGGAGGAGTCGGTGAGGAACAACCACCGCCGGAAGGTCAGGATGAGCTGCGAGAACGAGccggaggaggacgaggacgaggaggaagaggaggaggaggagggagggtcGGACGGGGACAGCAGGTGTCTGGACGACGACGACACCGACGACATCGAGGAGGACGATATTGATTACGAGGACGAGGGTGGAGTGATCAATTACAGCTACGTGGAGCATCCGTCCTACACGTCCATACTGAAGAGGAAGGAGCTGCATCAGCTGTGA
- the LOC131968098 gene encoding odorant receptor 131-2-like, whose translation MNSTQRLDSFNAAFTGNLSTFLLGFIINCINGAFVYTYFKSQVFQRNPRYVLYIHLVINDMIMLTCSVVLQIMTYTIPLSFAPCCIMLLIIVTTNKNSPLNLAGMAVERYIAVCRPLHHVQICSVQRAYALIALIWVCSFIPALTDIIIVLATQPLSVFSRTVICYTTFLYNTPYHKAKSVVVQIVLLSFVFLTVIITYLKVLCAARAVSDSNKASTRSARNTILLHGVQLLICMMSYFSPFINLHLITTWPLERTKILLTNFLLFNMLPRLLSPLIYGARDKKFSSRIRLHFSCACSVEERTVRPRTRSKQMFH comes from the exons ATGAATTCAACCCAACGTTTGGACAGCTTTAACGCTGCCTTCACAGGGAATCTCAGCACCTTCCTTCTCGGCTTCATCATAAACTGCATCAATGGAGCTTTTGTCTACACGTACTTTAAAAGCCAGGTCTTCCAGAGAAACCCCAG GTACGTGCTGTACATCCACTTGGTGATAAACGACATGATTATGCTGACGTGTTCTGTGGTGCTGCAAATCATGACCTACACCATTCCCCTAAGCTTTGCTCCCTGTTGCATCATGCTGCTCATCATCGTCACAACCAACAA GAACAGCCCTCTGAACCTGGCTGGAATGGCGGTTGAGCGTTACATcgcagtttgtcgacctcttcATCATGTCCAGATCTGCTCGGTGCAGCGAGCCTACGCCCTCATCGCACTGATCTGGGTCTGCTCCTTCATCCCCGCCCTAACAGATATCATCATCGTCCTCGCCACCCAGCCGCTCTCTGTCTTCTCAAGGACTGTCATCTGTTACACCACCTTCCTGTACAACACGCCGTACCACAAGGCAAAAAGTGTGGTGGTGCAG ATcgtcctgttgtcttttgtcTTCCTCACGGTGATCATCACCTACCTGAAGGTTCTCTGCGCCGCCCGGGCGGTTTCTGATTCCAACAAGGCCTCGACCAGGAGCGCCCGCAACACCATCCTGCTGCATGGAGTCCAGCTACTCATCTGCATGATGTCATACTTTTCTCCCTTCATCAACCTGCATTTAATAACCACCTGGCCCCTTGAACGCACCAAGATCCTCCTTACCAACTTCCTGTTGTTCAATATGCTTCCACGCCTGCTCAGCCCGCTCATCTATGGGGCCAGAGACAAGAAGTTCAGCAGCCGCATCAGGCTGCACTTCAGCTGTGCGTGCTCTGTGGAGGAGCGGACGGTGCGGCCCCGGACGAGGTCCAAACAGATGTTTCACTGA
- the LOC131968826 gene encoding odorant receptor 131-2-like has product MLVWLALSVINGSMVHTFLRHSLFYENPRYIMFIYMVINDALQLSLVTALYVVSYIFRKIHTSVCCFLIMTAVLTTRSTPLILAGMALERYISICFPLHYSQMCTVPRTLLLVCVILILTAAPPVTDLLITIVHQPLHYFHTTIFCDHPFLFRHQSIYYKNCVFDGVYLSFVALTLLYTYCKIMLTAQAVSMGLASVKKARNTVLLHGVQLLLCMLAFVVPSLQAALISLFPRFSLEIRYIFFLVVYIIPRFMSPIIYGFRDELFRKYWTRYLACQGQRVVRVRPVLQKVNL; this is encoded by the exons ATGCTGGTGTGGCTGGCCCTCAGTGTCATCAACGGTAGCATGGTGCACACCTTCCTACGACACAG TCTCTTCTATGAGAACCCGCGGTACATCATGTTTATCTACATGGTGATCAACGACGCTCTGCAGCTCAGCCTTGTAACGGCTCTCTACGTGGTCAGCTATATCTTCAGGAAGATCCACACCTCTGTCTGCTGCTTTCTG ATCATGACAGCAGTCCTGACCACCCGCTCCACCCCTCTCATCCTGGCCGGCATGGCCTTGGAGCGTTACATCTCCATCTGCTTCCCGTTGCACTACAGCCAGATGTGCACAGTCCCACGTACCCTCCTCCTCGTCTGTGTCATCCTCATCCTCACCGCTGCCCCACCCGTCACCGACCTCCTCATCACCATCGTCCACCAGCCTCTGCACTACTTCCACACAACCATTTTCTGCGACCACCCATTTCTCTTTCGCCACCAGTCCATCTACTACAAGAACTGCGTGTTTGACGGCGTGTACCTGTCCTTTGTGGCGCTGACGCTGCTCTACACGTACTGTAAGATCATGCTGACGGCACAAGCCGTCTCAATGGGCCTGGCCTCAGTGAAGAAAGCCAGGAACACGGTGCTGCTTCACGGGGTGCAG CTGCTGCTGTGCATGCTTGCCTTTGTGGTTCCTTCCCTTCAGGCCGCTCTCATCTCACTGTTCCCTCGCTTCAGTCTGGAGATCCGTTACATCTTCTTCCTGGTTGTCTACATCATCCCCCGGTTTATGAGCCCCATCATCTACGGTTTTCGGGACGAGCTGTTCAGGAAGTACTGGACCCGATACCTGGCCTGTCAAGGCCAAAGGGTCGTCAGGGTCAGACCGGTGTTGCAGAAAGTGAACCTGTAG
- the LOC131968831 gene encoding odorant receptor 131-2-like, producing the protein MVINDAIQLTVTITLFVLSYIFYRINVSFCCFFILVAVFTTRNTPVNLASMAIERYIAICEPLRHTQICTVRRTYIVIGLIWFISVAPDITDLFVTLATESLSFFHESVFCLRENVFKDPILATKRQAFDIIYFSCVFLILVFTYLRILFAARALSTEKMSAQRARNTILLHGAQLAMCMLSYISPSVEIVLRLIFPGRILEIRYANYLIVYILPRFLSPIIYGVRDKKFRTYLKMHLLNNRCRVKLKTVPLDKDDILPVTQ; encoded by the coding sequence ATGGTGATCAATGACGCCATCCAGCTGACCGTCACAATCACACTTTTTGTCCTCAGCTACATCTTCTACAGGATTAACGTCTCTTTCTGCTGCTTCTTCATCTTGGTTGCTGTCTTCACCACCAGGAACACCCCAGTCAACTTGGCGAGCATGGCCATAGAGCGCTACATTGCCATCTGTGAGCCTTTACGCCACACGCAAATCTGCACAGTGAGGAGGACTTATATCGTCATCGGGCTGATTTGGTTTATCAGTGTGGCTCCAGATATAACTGATCTGTTTGTGACGCTGGCGACTGAGTCCCTGAGCTTCTTTCATGAGTCTGTCTTCTGCTTGAGGGAGAATGTGTTCAAAGACCCGATCCTGGCGACCAAAAGACAAGCCTTTGACATCATCTACTTCTCCTGTGTGTTTCTGATTCTGGTCTTCACCTACTTGAGGATCCTGTTTGCGGCCCGGGCCCTCTCCACAGAGAAGATGTCCGCCCAAAGAGCCAGGAACACCATCCTGCTCCACGGGGCCCAGCTGGCCATGTGCATGCTCTCCTACATCTCCCCAAGTGTGGAGATCGTTCTGCGTCTCATCTTCCCCGGGCGAATCCTTGAAATACGATATGCAAACTACCTGATCGTCTACATCCTGCCGAGGTTCCTGAGCCCGATTATCTACGGCGTCAGAGACAAAAAGTTCAGGACGTACCTCAAGATGCACCTTCTGAACAACAGGTGCAGGGTCAAACTAAAGACAGTCCCCCTCGACAAAGATGACATATTACCGGTTACACAGTGA